TTTCTAGAATGGTATTCAGGTACAATGGGGCATCAACATCTAACTGAAGTAAAGCCGATTGACGTGAAGGAATACATAAATCACATGAAGCACGTTCTGAATCGTAAACAGGCGACCATCAATAAGTCCACGGCATCACTGAAGACGTTCTTTGCGTTTTTGGCTGACAACGGAACCATTACGGATAACCCGATGACCAGAATCAAACTGCAACGGATTCCAACCGTGCAAACCGACAGTTCAACAAAATGGCTGACCAGAACGGAACAAGAACGTTTCATCAGCTATGTTGAATTAGAGAAAAACGAGTTTAAACGGCTGCGAAACCTTACCATCATTGACCTGATGTTATACGCAGGATTACGTGTGGCAGAAGTTGAGGAACTGAAGCTGGATGACATCAAAGTGAATGGAAATGTGGAAATTACGATTCGGGAAGGAAAAAAAGACAAGTACGCCATCGTGACGTTGCACAACAAGCACTCGAAGAACGTTCGCAACTGGTTAAAATATCGAGAAACACTGACTAATCCCATTCACACAGATTCACCATTCGTATTCGTCTCAGAACGTAGTGAAAAACTGGGTTCCCGTGGTATTCAGGTAATGCTAGATAAATATGCAAAATTAGCAAACATGGAAAACATCACGCCACACCGATTCCGTCATTCTTTCTGCAAGAACTTGGCGAACGCAGGAACACCGATTGAAGTCATTAGACGATTGGCACGTCATGAGTCGATACAAACAACAGCTATTTACGTTGACCCATCGTATAAAGAACAATTGGACGCACTGGAACGAATTTGACAGCCTAAAAAAGGGCTGTTTCTTTATATGCGTAAATATCTATAAATTTAACGAACATTCGCAAATTTAAAATCAATCTTTACGAACAACATAAGGAACGGAATAATGCGGCTTCAGGACAGGTGTAAAATCTGATTGTAATAGTATACTTTTACGAATGGATAGTCATTATTTGAATGGGTGACGATCAGTCGTTGTTTGGCTCTGTTGAAGTACCGGGCAGTAATGCAAAATAAAGTTACCAATGAATTATGGTAATATTAGTTTATATATTAGATAGGAGACTTTAAATATGAATTTTCGGCATGTACTTGAATCCGACTACATTCCAGTGATAATCGTAATCGATGATTGGTGGGGTGGTCGGCATATGGCTGACATGTTGCCAAAATCATTTTTTCAACATTTTCAAGAAACAAGCTTTATAGCTGAACAAGACAATGTAATAATTGGCTTCTTAATCGGATTTGTGTCGCAAACATATCCGACTGAATCGTATATTCACTTTATTGGTGTTCATCCAGATCATAGGAAAGATGGAATTGCAAAATATCTATACCAGATGTTCTTCGATAAAGTTCAAGAGAAGGGATGTAAAATAGTTCGTTGCGTCACATCACCAGTGAACAAAACTTCAATCGCTTTTCACACACGAATTGGATTCCAAATTGTTAAAGGAACAAGCGAGGTTGATGGTGTACCAGTTACCGTTGATTATGATGGAAAAGGACAAGATCGAGTTTTATTTGTGAAAGAATTGTTGCGATAGTTGCATTTTGCTATTGTTCTAACGGGAGTCAATATTTAAGGAACTACTGATAAAGCTGTTCTTTTCTTTTGTTATTGAAGTATTTGGAAGTTATATTCAATAAGAACTTAATAAGGAATGTTCCGATTATTTATTGAATTTGATACTTACCAATAAAATCAGGAGTTACTCGATGAGAAATTTCGTTCAGAGAATTTCAGCAATTGAAATTCCTACTTAACAAGTGTTGTAAGTCGTGTAGGTCAAAGTGGGAATATGTGCTAAATTAGGTACTGAACAAATGTTTGTTTTTCGGGTTGACTATCGTGAAATTTAACGAGCTTACGAACCGTTTTTCAAGCGAATCAGCAAGTGAAGAGCACTTGATCACAAGGAGGTATGGGACATGAAGATCCATCGAATAGATCATGTGAGTGTAAACGTAAATGACCTTTCAGCAGCTAAAGCGTTTTTTCTCGATTTGGGACTTGAAGTACAAGGGGAATGGGAAATGGAAGGAGAGTGGTTGGGTCAGCTAGTTGGGCTTACTGACGTTAAAACAGCATGTGTAGGATTGCGAACGCCAGATGGTCAGGCATGGATAGAGCTAGTCAAATTTTATACGCCGTCAGATGAACAAGATATTCAGAAACCCTTTGCAAATACGCTGGGTATCCGACATATTGCATTTGCTGTTGAAGATATTGAAGCCATTGTTGCCAAATTGAAAAAGAAAGGCACGGAAATCTTTAGTGAGATACAGCAATATGAAGAAAGTTATAAGTTATGCTACGTTCGTGGACCAGAGGGAATTATTTTGGAGTTGGCGGAGCAAATCAAATAAGAAGACGATATGCTGACTCATATTGAGAAACACTTTCGCTTGTCTTAATCACACTGTTATCCTCAGACTGGACGGTTGTCTTTCTTATGGGCAGTCGTTCTTTCTCCTTGTTGAACAAACGGGATAAATAGTTCATATAACCGTTTTTATCATGGGTGGTTTTTCTTTTAGTCATAAACAACAAATGATAACAATTTTTAATACTTTAACACGCTAAAGCAAATTCTATCTGGGGGGTCGAGGTTTTCCATCAGCGACGTTTTCGGACGCTACAACAGACGTTCCAATACCAATCAGACGTACATAACTGGCTGTAATCGGAAATCCATGACTAGTCAGTATACCAATCGGACAAATATGTTGCTTACATTCGGACATCGGTGTCCGTTAGGACAGTTTTGTCTGGTCTCTATAGATTCGGATTTACCGACCTTGGGACATGGAATAAAACTGTTGAACGGGAAATATACGAAATGAACCACAAATGGGCGTAATGCTCGTTTTTTTCTGAGTATGTACCGTCCATACCGTTCCTGACCGCTTTGGCGGCAAGAACGACAGGGTGTCTCAATAACGACCAGACACGGATGACGGGTTCCAAATAAGTGATACACGTTCTTGTTTCATACAATACATACTCTAGCGTTTTTACTAAGGAATGTATCTTATGATGTAAAAAACATGACATCGGAAATTTTTGTCTGGTTACGTCAGGACAACTTTGTCATGGGGACAGTTTTGTCTGGTCAGTGTACCTATCTAACATCAGGGAATGTGTTTGCGAATTAGACGTAGAAAACGTTGTTGGCGACTGAAAACATACAAGAATAAAAGACTTACCCTTCGGGGACTTCGGTATAGAATACCTCAGTCTATTTTAACAGATTATGTCTATAACTAGCATTACTGAGGACTAGTCCGAGGTGATGCATGGAGGCGAAGCCGACATATTTATATCACTACTTTCCCTCTAAGGAAAAACGCTGAAAACCCGCATCATTACTGACATTTTTCACGATTTTACTACGTTTCAGGTGGTAGGAAACATACAAGAGGACACAAAGTTCCTCCCGTATTTTTGACGTTTATATTTCACTGTTCAGCCATTTTACTAGCAACGTCCTCATACGTTTGCTGGGAACGTACAATTGGTCGGGCTTACCATCTCGTACGGCAGAACGGAATACCCATTGAAGCAAATCAGACAACGCCAACAAGTCTTCATCGACTTGGACATTATGTTGGCTGAAGAAACGCTTCTCAAACGGGTTCATGTAACGGTTTAGACAGAAGGCAAGAACGGTCTTGTGACGGTACTTGTTCGTCGCACGTAGATTAAACGCTGTGAAACATGCCTGACCAATTGGTTCAGTGTTGTCCTTTGGTTCTTCCTTGATGAACCCTTTGCCTTGTATTTTCTTCTTGAAGTCCTTGAAAATTGTCCAGAGGAAAATGTCGGCACTGGCGT
Above is a window of Fodinisporobacter ferrooxydans DNA encoding:
- a CDS encoding GNAT family N-acetyltransferase gives rise to the protein MNFRHVLESDYIPVIIVIDDWWGGRHMADMLPKSFFQHFQETSFIAEQDNVIIGFLIGFVSQTYPTESYIHFIGVHPDHRKDGIAKYLYQMFFDKVQEKGCKIVRCVTSPVNKTSIAFHTRIGFQIVKGTSEVDGVPVTVDYDGKGQDRVLFVKELLR
- a CDS encoding VOC family protein encodes the protein MKIHRIDHVSVNVNDLSAAKAFFLDLGLEVQGEWEMEGEWLGQLVGLTDVKTACVGLRTPDGQAWIELVKFYTPSDEQDIQKPFANTLGIRHIAFAVEDIEAIVAKLKKKGTEIFSEIQQYEESYKLCYVRGPEGIILELAEQIK
- a CDS encoding tyrosine-type recombinase/integrase; translation: MSHLEKFLNWLHTEGKDEKTIQAYKTTVSQFLEWYSGTMGHQHLTEVKPIDVKEYINHMKHVLNRKQATINKSTASLKTFFAFLADNGTITDNPMTRIKLQRIPTVQTDSSTKWLTRTEQERFISYVELEKNEFKRLRNLTIIDLMLYAGLRVAEVEELKLDDIKVNGNVEITIREGKKDKYAIVTLHNKHSKNVRNWLKYRETLTNPIHTDSPFVFVSERSEKLGSRGIQVMLDKYAKLANMENITPHRFRHSFCKNLANAGTPIEVIRRLARHESIQTTAIYVDPSYKEQLDALERI